One region of Thiorhodovibrio frisius genomic DNA includes:
- the secF gene encoding protein translocase subunit SecF, with amino-acid sequence MAHTQLIKELNIDFVGKNRIAVIASSVLMVVFLLSILVRGFNFGLDFTGGTVIEVGYEQPAELAAVTQALVDEGFSDAVVQYFGSRHDVLIRLAPRDDEESSAEFSDQVFRTLSAQSEGAVELRRVEFVGPQVGEELREQGGLAVLFSLIGILVYVALRFEWRFAAGAVVAIIHDVIFTIGIFSVFAIPFDLTVLAAVLAVIGYSLNDTIVIFDRIRENFRKMRKGTVVEITNRSINQTLSRTIVTSGTTLLVLLALYFLGGPAISGFSLALIIGVVAGTYSTIYVASAMVIWLGVSRTDLMPVVKEGEVLDDRP; translated from the coding sequence ATGGCGCACACCCAACTGATCAAAGAACTCAATATCGATTTTGTCGGTAAGAACCGGATTGCGGTGATTGCATCCAGCGTGCTGATGGTGGTGTTTTTGTTGTCGATTCTGGTGCGCGGCTTTAATTTTGGCCTTGATTTCACGGGCGGTACCGTGATCGAAGTGGGCTACGAACAGCCGGCGGAGCTGGCGGCCGTCACCCAGGCATTGGTCGATGAGGGCTTTAGCGATGCCGTGGTGCAGTATTTCGGCTCGCGCCACGATGTGCTCATCCGTCTCGCGCCGCGCGATGATGAAGAGTCTAGCGCCGAGTTCAGTGACCAGGTGTTTCGCACGCTGAGTGCCCAGTCAGAGGGGGCGGTGGAGCTGCGTCGGGTGGAGTTCGTCGGCCCCCAGGTGGGTGAGGAATTGCGCGAGCAGGGTGGTCTGGCGGTGCTGTTTTCGCTCATTGGCATTCTTGTCTATGTGGCGCTGCGTTTTGAGTGGCGCTTTGCCGCCGGTGCCGTGGTGGCCATCATCCATGACGTGATTTTTACCATCGGGATTTTCTCGGTCTTTGCCATTCCTTTCGATCTCACCGTGCTGGCGGCTGTGCTGGCGGTGATCGGTTACTCGCTGAATGACACCATTGTTATTTTTGACCGCATCCGCGAGAACTTTCGCAAAATGCGCAAGGGGACAGTTGTCGAGATTACCAACCGCTCGATCAATCAGACCCTGTCGCGCACCATCGTGACCTCGGGCACCACACTGCTGGTGCTGCTGGCCTTGTATTTCCTTGGTGGGCCGGCCATCAGCGGCTTTTCGCTGGCGTTGATTATCGGCGTGGTAGCCGGTACCTATTCGACCATTTACGTGGCCAGCGCCATGGTGATTTGGCTCGGAGTCAGTCGCACCGACCTGATGCCCGTGGTGAAAGAAGGCGAGGTGCTCGATGATCGCCCCTGA